The following are encoded together in the Naumannella cuiyingiana genome:
- the polA gene encoding DNA polymerase I, translated as MVKATTPSAGNGDGAAQRPKLLLIDGHSIAYRAFFALPVENFATRTGQHTNGVFGFTSMLINVLRDEQPTHLAVAFDVSRQTFRSELYADYKANRSSSPDEFKGQVQLIKEVLDALNVSHVELEGFEADDIIATLATTASAAGAEVLIATGDRDAMQLVTDSVTVLYPRKGVSDLARMTPQAVEERYLVAPERYPDLAALVGESSDNLPGVPKVGPKTAAKWLGEWGDLETLLAHADQIKGVAGQNLRDHLESVRLNRRVNAVVRDLELAVALPDLERRAWDREATHTLFDALEFRVLRDRLLESLPDEEAAPEGGFELTGVRLGEGEVAGWLDEHAAAERTGVEVLGTWGSGTGQVHIVALASADGSGAWVDATELGPADERALADWLADPDRPKALHGAKGPLLAAWARGWDLRGIVSDTELAAYLLKPDQRTFDLADLVLRHLKRELAVDTPEIGVDTDQATLFADTETSTSEAAAQAAMVRARAVIDLSVALDEQLAARGNSHLLTDVELPLERTLATMEKAGIAVDTDYLAGLESEFDAAVRDAAQRAYDVLGKEVNLGSPKQLQVVLFDELGMPKTKRTRTGWTTDADALQQLFAKTEHPFLAHLLAHRDAIRLRQTVEGLLKAVTDDGRIHTTYLQTIAATGRLSSTEPNLQNIPIRTDEGRRIRRAFVVGDGFDSLLTADYSQIEMRIMAHASEDADLIEAFRSGEDFHTITAAKVFDLAPDAIGTTERARIKAMNYGLAYGLSAFGLSQQLKIDTSEAKALMEEYFERFGGVRDYLRSLVDGARRTEYTETLLGRRRYLPDLMSSNRQRREMAERMALNAPIQGSAADIIKIAMLDVEQAIADAGLRSRMLLQVHDELVFEVAPGERDSLETLVRDKMGHAVELTVPLDVSVGAGRSWFDAAH; from the coding sequence GTGGTGAAAGCGACGACTCCCAGCGCGGGCAATGGCGACGGTGCGGCGCAGCGGCCGAAGCTGCTGCTGATCGACGGGCACTCGATCGCCTACCGGGCGTTCTTCGCCCTGCCGGTGGAGAATTTCGCCACCCGCACGGGCCAGCACACCAACGGGGTGTTCGGCTTCACCTCGATGTTGATCAATGTGCTGCGCGACGAGCAGCCGACCCACCTTGCGGTCGCCTTCGACGTGTCGCGGCAGACGTTCCGCTCGGAGCTGTACGCCGACTACAAGGCCAACCGGAGCAGCTCGCCGGACGAGTTCAAGGGCCAGGTCCAGTTGATCAAGGAGGTGCTGGACGCGCTCAACGTCAGTCATGTGGAGCTGGAGGGCTTCGAGGCCGACGACATCATCGCGACGCTGGCCACCACGGCGTCGGCGGCCGGAGCCGAGGTGCTGATCGCCACCGGCGACCGCGACGCGATGCAACTGGTGACCGACTCGGTGACGGTGCTCTATCCGCGCAAGGGGGTGTCCGATCTCGCCCGGATGACCCCGCAGGCCGTCGAGGAGCGCTACCTGGTCGCCCCGGAGCGCTATCCCGATCTGGCCGCGCTGGTCGGGGAGAGCAGCGACAACCTGCCCGGCGTGCCCAAGGTCGGGCCGAAGACCGCGGCCAAATGGCTGGGCGAGTGGGGAGACCTGGAGACGCTGCTGGCGCATGCCGACCAGATCAAGGGGGTCGCCGGGCAGAACCTGCGCGATCACCTGGAGTCCGTCCGGCTGAACCGCCGGGTCAACGCCGTGGTCCGCGACCTCGAGCTCGCCGTCGCGCTGCCCGATCTGGAGCGTCGGGCGTGGGACCGGGAGGCGACGCACACGCTGTTCGACGCCCTCGAGTTCCGGGTGCTGCGCGACCGGCTGTTGGAGAGCCTGCCGGACGAGGAGGCCGCGCCCGAGGGCGGCTTCGAGCTGACCGGGGTGCGCCTGGGCGAGGGCGAGGTGGCGGGCTGGCTCGACGAGCACGCCGCCGCCGAGCGCACCGGCGTCGAGGTGCTCGGCACCTGGGGATCGGGCACGGGGCAGGTGCACATCGTGGCGCTGGCCTCGGCCGACGGCTCCGGCGCCTGGGTGGATGCGACCGAGCTCGGGCCCGCCGACGAGCGCGCGCTGGCCGACTGGCTTGCCGATCCCGACCGGCCGAAGGCGCTGCACGGAGCCAAGGGTCCACTGCTCGCGGCCTGGGCGCGGGGGTGGGATCTGCGCGGCATCGTGTCCGACACCGAGCTTGCGGCGTACCTGTTGAAGCCCGACCAGCGCACCTTCGACCTGGCCGATCTGGTGTTGCGCCACCTCAAGCGCGAGCTGGCGGTGGACACGCCCGAGATCGGCGTCGACACCGACCAGGCGACCCTGTTCGCCGACACCGAGACCTCGACCTCCGAGGCGGCGGCCCAGGCGGCGATGGTCCGGGCGCGGGCCGTGATCGACCTGTCCGTCGCCCTCGACGAACAACTCGCCGCGCGCGGCAACTCGCACCTGCTGACCGATGTCGAGCTGCCGCTGGAGCGGACGCTGGCGACGATGGAGAAGGCGGGCATTGCCGTCGACACCGACTATCTGGCGGGCCTGGAGTCGGAATTCGACGCCGCCGTGCGCGATGCCGCGCAGCGGGCCTACGACGTGCTCGGCAAGGAGGTGAATCTCGGCTCGCCGAAGCAGTTGCAGGTGGTGCTGTTCGACGAGCTGGGGATGCCGAAGACCAAACGCACCCGCACCGGATGGACCACCGACGCCGATGCGCTGCAGCAGCTCTTCGCGAAGACCGAGCACCCGTTCCTGGCCCACCTGCTGGCCCACCGCGACGCGATCCGGCTGCGGCAGACCGTCGAGGGCCTGCTGAAGGCGGTCACCGACGACGGCCGGATCCACACCACCTATCTGCAGACGATCGCCGCGACCGGCCGGCTGTCCAGCACCGAGCCGAACCTGCAGAACATCCCGATCCGGACCGACGAGGGCCGCCGGATCCGCCGGGCCTTCGTAGTCGGCGACGGATTCGACTCGCTGCTGACGGCCGACTACTCCCAGATCGAGATGCGGATCATGGCGCACGCCTCCGAGGATGCCGACCTGATCGAGGCATTCCGGTCGGGCGAGGACTTCCACACCATCACCGCCGCCAAGGTGTTCGACCTCGCCCCCGACGCGATCGGCACGACCGAGCGCGCCCGGATCAAGGCGATGAACTACGGCCTGGCCTACGGCCTGAGCGCGTTCGGCCTGAGTCAGCAGCTCAAGATCGACACCTCCGAGGCGAAGGCGCTGATGGAGGAGTATTTCGAGCGATTCGGCGGGGTACGCGACTACCTGCGATCGCTGGTCGACGGGGCGCGACGCACGGAGTACACGGAGACGCTGCTCGGGCGGCGCCGGTACCTGCCCGATCTGATGAGCTCCAACCGCCAGCGCCGCGAGATGGCCGAGCGGATGGCGCTGAATGCTCCGATCCAGGGGTCGGCCGCCGACATCATCAAGATCGCCATGCTCGACGTCGAGCAGGCGATCGCGGACGCGGGGCTGCGCAGCCGGATGCTGCTCCAGGTGCACGACGAGTTGGTCTTCGAGGTGGCCCCGGGCGAGCGCGATTCGCTCGAGACGCTCGTGCGCGACAAGATGGGACACGCCGTCGAGCTGACAGTGCCGCTGGATGTTTCCGTCGGAGCCGGTAGGTCGTGGTTCGACGCCGCGCACTGA
- a CDS encoding MDR family MFS transporter: MSLDTSHAGDVPTNEPDTGRTPPGDLLVIGLMLAAAFVVILNETIMANALRPLMLDLGVDERTGQWLSTAFMLTMAVVIPLTGWVIQRFSTRTVFITAMTLFTTGTVIALAAPNFPVLLAGRIVQASGTAVMMPLLMTTILNLVPMQRRGAMMGNITIVMSLAPALGPTASGLILQGFGTWRAIFGVMVPIALTMLILGIVKLVNVGESGGGTFDAVSIPLAVLGFGGIVYTLSQIGESSGGGVPIWVSAAIGVVGVALFMGRQLQLQRRTGAPLLDLRTFRHRRFGLGLAVMVIAFAGLMGTAILLPLYLQGVLGLVPLQAGLVVLPGGIVMGLSGPVVGRIFDRFGPRVLALPGTLLLAASLFAFSRAGESTPVWMIVAAHIALMVGLSMLFTPMFTTALNDLPPHLYPHGSAWLGSLQQVAGAAGTALLVTVSATVAVATAGATGDPAAAGPQAAGFETAMSVGAVIALLAVPLVLALGRGKPTEPVAAASGPVGDGVPAAEAPPAH; the protein is encoded by the coding sequence ATGTCCCTCGACACGTCCCACGCCGGCGACGTACCCACGAATGAACCCGATACCGGCCGCACACCCCCGGGCGACCTGCTGGTGATCGGCCTGATGCTCGCGGCGGCATTCGTCGTCATCCTCAACGAGACGATCATGGCCAATGCGCTGCGCCCGCTGATGCTGGACCTGGGCGTCGACGAGCGGACCGGCCAGTGGCTTTCCACCGCGTTCATGCTGACCATGGCCGTGGTCATCCCGCTGACCGGCTGGGTGATCCAGCGGTTCAGCACCCGCACCGTCTTCATCACGGCGATGACCCTGTTCACGACGGGCACCGTCATCGCGCTCGCGGCCCCCAACTTCCCCGTGCTGCTGGCCGGGCGCATCGTGCAGGCCTCGGGCACCGCGGTGATGATGCCGCTGCTGATGACCACGATCCTCAACCTGGTGCCGATGCAGCGCCGCGGCGCGATGATGGGCAACATCACCATCGTGATGTCGCTGGCGCCGGCCCTCGGCCCCACGGCCTCCGGGCTGATCCTGCAGGGATTCGGCACCTGGCGCGCGATCTTCGGTGTGATGGTCCCGATCGCCCTGACGATGCTGATCCTCGGCATCGTGAAGCTGGTCAATGTCGGCGAGTCCGGCGGCGGCACCTTCGACGCCGTGTCGATCCCGCTCGCGGTGCTCGGTTTCGGCGGGATCGTCTACACCCTGAGCCAGATCGGTGAGTCGAGCGGCGGTGGCGTACCGATCTGGGTGTCGGCGGCGATCGGTGTGGTCGGCGTGGCGCTGTTCATGGGTCGGCAGTTGCAGTTGCAGCGTCGCACCGGCGCCCCGCTGCTGGACCTGCGTACCTTCCGGCATCGGCGGTTCGGGCTCGGCCTGGCGGTGATGGTGATCGCCTTCGCCGGGCTGATGGGCACCGCGATCCTGCTCCCGCTCTACCTGCAGGGGGTGCTCGGGCTGGTGCCGCTGCAGGCCGGCCTGGTCGTGCTGCCGGGCGGCATCGTGATGGGCCTGAGTGGGCCGGTCGTCGGGCGGATCTTCGACCGGTTCGGCCCGCGGGTGCTGGCGCTGCCGGGCACGCTGCTGCTCGCGGCCTCGCTGTTCGCCTTCAGCCGGGCCGGGGAATCGACGCCGGTGTGGATGATCGTCGCGGCGCACATCGCGCTGATGGTCGGCCTGTCGATGCTGTTCACGCCGATGTTCACCACGGCGCTGAACGATCTGCCCCCGCATCTGTACCCGCACGGCAGCGCGTGGCTCGGCTCGCTGCAGCAGGTCGCCGGTGCCGCCGGCACGGCCCTGCTGGTCACGGTCTCGGCGACGGTCGCGGTGGCCACCGCCGGCGCGACCGGCGACCCGGCCGCCGCCGGCCCGCAGGCCGCCGGCTTCGAGACGGCGATGAGCGTCGGCGCGGTGATCGCGCTGCTGGCCGTCCCGCTGGTGCTGGCGCTGGGCCGGGGCAAGCCCACCGAGCCCGTCGCCGCCGCGAGCGGTCCGGTGGGCGACGGTGTACCGGCCGCCGAGGCACCGCCCGCGCACTGA
- the rpsA gene encoding 30S ribosomal protein S1: MTSSLEASPQVAVDDLGSPEAFLEAIDKTIKYFNDGDIVSGTVVKVDRDEVLLDIGYKTEGVIPSKELSIKHDVDPFEVVEVGDEIEALVQQKEDKEGRLILSKKRAQYERAWGTIEKIKDEDGVVTGQVIEVVKGGLIVDIGLRGFLPASLVEMRRVRDLQPYVGQELEAKIIELDKNRNNVVLSRRAWLEQTQSEVRQTFLTQLQKGQIRKGVVSSIVNFGAFVDLGGVDGLVHVSELSWKHIDHPSEVVAVGDEVTVEVLSVEMDRERVSLSLKATQEDPWQAFARLHQLGQIVPGKVTKLVPFGAFVRVEEGIEGLVHVSELAARHVEIPEQVVSVNDEVLVKIIDIDLERRRISLSLKQANEDVDVNADDFDPALYGMTASYDAEGNYVYPEGFDPETQEWKEGYEEQQRAWEQQYAEAHARWEAHKRQVEQAEQSADNASAVADTGYSSGGAAESTDDASGPAPAAGSLASDEALQALRDKLTGA; encoded by the coding sequence ATGACGTCCTCCCTCGAGGCATCCCCGCAGGTTGCCGTCGACGACCTCGGCTCGCCCGAAGCCTTTCTCGAGGCAATCGACAAGACCATCAAGTACTTCAACGACGGAGACATCGTCTCCGGCACGGTCGTCAAGGTCGACCGCGACGAAGTTCTCCTGGACATCGGCTACAAGACCGAGGGCGTGATCCCGTCCAAGGAACTGTCCATCAAGCACGACGTCGACCCCTTCGAGGTGGTCGAGGTCGGCGACGAGATCGAGGCCCTCGTCCAGCAGAAGGAGGACAAGGAGGGTCGCCTGATCCTGTCCAAGAAGCGCGCCCAGTACGAGCGCGCCTGGGGCACGATCGAGAAGATCAAGGACGAGGACGGCGTGGTCACCGGCCAGGTCATCGAGGTGGTCAAGGGCGGTCTGATCGTGGACATCGGTCTGCGCGGCTTCCTGCCCGCCTCGCTCGTCGAGATGCGCCGCGTCCGCGACCTGCAGCCCTACGTCGGTCAGGAGCTCGAGGCCAAGATCATCGAGCTCGACAAGAACCGCAACAACGTGGTGCTGTCGCGTCGCGCGTGGCTGGAGCAGACCCAGTCCGAGGTACGCCAGACCTTCCTCACCCAGTTGCAGAAGGGCCAGATCCGCAAGGGCGTCGTGTCCTCCATCGTCAACTTCGGCGCCTTCGTCGATCTTGGCGGTGTGGACGGCCTGGTGCACGTCTCCGAGCTGTCCTGGAAGCACATCGACCACCCGTCGGAGGTCGTCGCCGTCGGTGACGAGGTCACCGTCGAGGTGCTCAGCGTCGAGATGGACCGCGAGCGCGTCTCGCTGTCGCTGAAGGCGACCCAGGAGGACCCGTGGCAGGCCTTCGCCCGCCTGCACCAGCTTGGCCAGATCGTGCCGGGCAAGGTCACCAAGCTGGTCCCGTTCGGCGCGTTCGTCCGCGTCGAGGAGGGCATCGAGGGCCTGGTGCACGTCTCGGAGCTGGCCGCCCGCCACGTCGAGATCCCCGAGCAGGTCGTCAGCGTCAACGACGAGGTGCTGGTCAAGATCATCGACATCGACCTGGAGCGCCGCCGGATCTCGCTGTCGCTGAAGCAAGCCAACGAGGACGTCGACGTGAACGCCGACGACTTCGACCCGGCGCTGTACGGGATGACCGCCTCCTACGACGCCGAGGGCAACTACGTCTACCCCGAGGGCTTCGATCCGGAGACCCAGGAGTGGAAGGAAGGCTACGAGGAGCAGCAGCGCGCCTGGGAGCAGCAGTACGCCGAAGCGCACGCCCGCTGGGAGGCGCACAAGCGCCAGGTCGAGCAGGCCGAGCAGTCTGCGGACAATGCCAGCGCCGTCGCCGACACCGGCTACAGCAGCGGTGGTGCGGCGGAGTCGACCGATGACGCCTCCGGCCCGGCGCCCGCCGCCGGCTCGCTGGCCTCCGACGAAGCCCTGCAGGCCCTGCGGGACAAGCTCACCGGAGCCTGA
- the coaE gene encoding dephospho-CoA kinase, which yields MLRVALTGGLASGKTSVADRWAEHGAVLIDSDLLAREVVGPGTPGLASVLERFGDQVRAADGGLDRKALGAVVFADPEARKDLERLLHPLIRARAAELERAAPPDAIVVHVIPLLVETGRAEGFDLVVVVDLPTEVQLRRAMARDGSSAEQARARIAAQAGRTERLAVADLVVDNAGDRDQLLVEADRVWQELVRRASAAPRP from the coding sequence ATGCTGCGGGTCGCACTCACCGGAGGCCTCGCCTCGGGCAAGACATCCGTCGCCGATCGTTGGGCCGAGCACGGGGCCGTGTTGATCGACTCCGATCTGCTCGCCCGCGAGGTCGTCGGCCCCGGCACGCCCGGGCTGGCGTCGGTACTGGAGCGGTTCGGTGACCAGGTCCGTGCCGCCGACGGCGGCCTGGACCGGAAGGCGCTGGGCGCGGTGGTGTTTGCGGATCCCGAAGCACGCAAGGATCTGGAGCGGCTCCTGCATCCGCTGATCCGGGCCCGGGCGGCCGAGCTGGAGCGGGCCGCGCCGCCGGACGCGATCGTGGTCCACGTGATCCCGTTGTTGGTCGAGACCGGACGAGCCGAGGGCTTCGACCTGGTCGTCGTGGTTGACCTGCCCACCGAGGTCCAGCTGCGCCGGGCGATGGCCCGCGACGGGTCGAGCGCCGAGCAGGCCCGCGCGCGGATCGCCGCCCAGGCCGGGCGTACCGAACGGCTCGCGGTGGCCGACCTGGTCGTCGACAACGCCGGTGACCGGGACCAACTGCTGGTCGAGGCCGACCGGGTCTGGCAGGAGCTGGTACGCCGAGCCAGCGCGGCTCCGCGGCCCTGA
- a CDS encoding PrsW family intramembrane metalloprotease, with amino-acid sequence MRTPDLARRRSFAVKPDEPVASFAVVSTIMPRGAAERPQTYRVALVVALVMTLLAACFGALPIAVLLAAFAIPIIYIVYLYDVNLWDDHPVQVTALAFALTFVLALGFTLVWWVWLGGSGTRPLPGGLGGTLGPTIGGLLIVAVVVPVIGEVLRQVGPLLLASRPRFDDLLDGTTFGIISGVAYATADTLVRHWPLVTGGLVREIDPGLWMSLLFLEGFVKPLVIGTATGIACAEFSGLGRGHDGFTPRYLRGLGEAIAANVLYAGGVYLLGFLADPTLGVVLSIGWGLLILSVLLLRIRRILHLGLIEAALEDAQDDEGALEEAAEEFCHRCEMPLLSRAAFCSACGVAVRTRHKPHHPAGRGRA; translated from the coding sequence ATGCGCACACCGGATCTGGCTCGCCGCAGGTCTTTCGCCGTCAAGCCGGACGAACCGGTCGCGTCGTTCGCGGTGGTCTCCACGATCATGCCGCGGGGTGCGGCGGAGCGGCCGCAGACGTACCGGGTCGCGCTCGTCGTCGCGCTGGTGATGACGCTGCTCGCCGCCTGCTTCGGGGCGCTGCCGATCGCGGTGCTGCTGGCGGCCTTCGCCATCCCGATCATCTACATCGTCTACCTCTACGACGTGAACCTGTGGGACGACCATCCCGTCCAGGTCACGGCCCTGGCCTTCGCGCTGACGTTCGTCCTGGCGCTGGGCTTCACGCTCGTCTGGTGGGTCTGGCTCGGCGGATCGGGTACGCGGCCCCTGCCCGGAGGTCTCGGCGGCACCCTCGGCCCGACGATCGGCGGCCTGCTGATCGTGGCCGTCGTCGTACCGGTGATCGGTGAGGTGCTGCGCCAAGTCGGCCCGCTCCTGCTGGCCAGCCGGCCGCGCTTCGACGACCTGCTGGACGGCACGACCTTCGGCATCATCTCCGGTGTCGCCTATGCCACCGCCGACACGCTCGTGCGGCACTGGCCGCTGGTCACCGGGGGCCTGGTCCGCGAGATCGACCCCGGCCTGTGGATGTCGCTGCTCTTCCTCGAAGGCTTCGTGAAGCCGCTGGTGATCGGCACGGCCACCGGCATCGCCTGTGCCGAGTTCTCCGGTCTGGGCCGCGGCCATGACGGGTTCACGCCCCGCTATCTGCGCGGGCTCGGCGAGGCGATCGCCGCGAACGTGCTCTATGCCGGCGGGGTCTACCTGCTCGGCTTCCTCGCCGACCCGACGCTCGGCGTCGTGCTGAGCATCGGCTGGGGGCTGCTCATCCTGAGCGTGTTGCTGCTGCGGATCCGCCGGATCCTGCACCTGGGTCTGATCGAGGCGGCGCTGGAGGACGCGCAGGACGACGAGGGCGCGCTGGAGGAGGCAGCCGAGGAGTTCTGCCACCGCTGCGAGATGCCGCTGCTCTCCCGCGCGGCGTTCTGCAGCGCCTGCGGCGTGGCCGTGCGGACCCGGCACAAACCGCACCATCCCGCGGGTAGGGGGCGAGCATGA
- the uvrB gene encoding excinuclease ABC subunit UvrB — translation MRPAAELKRQVAPLKVESEFDPAGDQPAAIADLERRINAGEQDVVLLGATGTGKTATIAWLAERLQRPILVMQPNKTLAAQFANELRQLFPKNAVEYFVSYYDYYQPEAYVPQTDTYIEKDSSLNEEVERLRHSATNSLLTRRDVIVVATVSAIYGLGSAQEYLDRMVTVRVGDTIDRDRLLRDLVNIQYTRNDVAGTRGTFRVRGDTLEVFPKYEEMAVRIELFGDEVERLMTMHPLTGEVISEDEEIHLMPASHYVAGPERMERAIRGIEAELEERLAELEGEQKLLEAQRLRMRTTYDIEMMRQIGTASGIENYSRHIDGRAPGSPPNCLLDYFPDDFVLVIDESHVTVPQIGGMYEGDMSRKRTLVEHGFRLPSAMDNRPLTFEEFSDRIGQTVYLSATPGDYEIARSDGHVEQIIRPTGLVDPEVVVKPTKGQIDDLMAEIKARAERNERVLVTTLTKKMAEDLTDYLLENGVRTRYLHSEVDTLRRVELLRELRMGEYDVLVGINLLREGLDLPEVSLVAILDADKEGFLRSDKSLIQTIGRAARNVAGQVHMYADKITPSMAAAIDETNRRRELQAAYNAEHGIDPQPLRKKIADITDMLAREDADTSKLLAEYSGQGKGRQRVKSPVPRDVDRVSSRDLTDLPATELADLVTELTDQMNAAAAELQFEVAARLRDEISDLKKHLRQHLEATR, via the coding sequence ATGCGTCCCGCAGCAGAGCTCAAGCGCCAGGTCGCGCCGCTGAAGGTCGAGAGCGAGTTCGACCCGGCCGGCGACCAGCCAGCCGCCATCGCCGACCTGGAGCGCCGGATCAACGCCGGCGAGCAGGATGTCGTGCTGCTCGGCGCCACCGGCACCGGCAAGACCGCAACCATCGCCTGGTTGGCCGAGCGGTTGCAGCGGCCGATCCTGGTGATGCAGCCGAACAAGACGCTCGCCGCCCAGTTCGCCAACGAGTTGCGCCAGCTCTTCCCGAAGAACGCGGTGGAGTATTTCGTCTCCTACTACGACTACTACCAACCCGAGGCCTATGTGCCGCAGACCGATACCTACATCGAGAAGGACTCCTCGCTCAACGAGGAGGTCGAGCGGCTGCGGCACTCGGCGACCAACTCGCTGCTGACCCGGCGCGACGTGATCGTGGTCGCGACCGTGTCCGCGATCTACGGGCTGGGCTCGGCGCAGGAGTATCTCGACCGGATGGTCACGGTCCGGGTCGGCGACACGATCGACCGCGACCGGTTGCTGCGCGACCTGGTCAACATCCAGTACACGCGCAACGACGTCGCGGGCACGCGGGGCACCTTCCGGGTACGCGGGGACACGCTCGAGGTCTTCCCGAAGTATGAGGAGATGGCGGTCCGGATCGAGCTGTTCGGCGACGAGGTCGAGCGGTTGATGACGATGCACCCGCTGACGGGTGAGGTGATCTCCGAGGATGAGGAGATCCACCTGATGCCGGCCAGTCACTATGTTGCGGGGCCGGAGCGGATGGAGCGGGCGATCCGCGGGATCGAGGCCGAGCTGGAGGAGCGGCTGGCCGAGCTGGAGGGGGAGCAGAAGCTGCTCGAGGCGCAACGGCTGCGGATGCGTACCACCTACGACATCGAGATGATGCGGCAGATCGGCACGGCGTCGGGGATCGAGAACTATTCGCGTCACATCGACGGCCGGGCGCCCGGCAGCCCGCCGAACTGCCTGCTCGACTACTTCCCCGACGACTTCGTGCTGGTGATCGACGAGTCGCATGTCACGGTGCCGCAGATCGGCGGGATGTACGAGGGCGACATGTCCCGCAAGCGCACGCTCGTCGAGCATGGGTTCCGGCTGCCCAGCGCGATGGACAACCGGCCGCTGACCTTCGAGGAGTTCAGCGACCGGATCGGGCAGACCGTCTACCTGTCCGCGACCCCGGGCGACTACGAGATCGCCCGCAGCGACGGTCACGTCGAGCAGATCATCCGCCCGACCGGGCTGGTCGACCCCGAGGTCGTGGTGAAGCCGACCAAGGGCCAGATCGACGACCTGATGGCCGAGATCAAGGCCCGTGCCGAGCGCAACGAGCGGGTGCTGGTCACCACGCTGACCAAGAAGATGGCCGAGGACCTCACCGACTACCTGCTGGAGAACGGGGTGCGCACCCGCTACCTGCACTCCGAGGTCGACACCCTGCGCCGCGTCGAGTTGCTCCGCGAGCTGCGGATGGGGGAGTACGACGTGCTGGTCGGCATCAACCTGCTCCGCGAGGGGCTCGACCTGCCCGAGGTGTCGCTGGTCGCGATCCTGGACGCCGACAAGGAGGGCTTCCTGCGCAGCGACAAGTCGCTGATCCAGACGATCGGTCGCGCGGCGCGCAATGTCGCCGGCCAGGTGCACATGTACGCCGACAAGATCACCCCGTCGATGGCGGCCGCGATCGACGAGACCAATCGGCGCCGCGAGCTGCAGGCCGCCTACAACGCCGAGCACGGCATCGACCCGCAGCCGCTGCGCAAGAAGATCGCCGACATCACCGACATGCTGGCCCGCGAGGATGCCGACACGTCCAAGCTGCTCGCCGAGTACTCGGGGCAGGGCAAGGGCCGGCAGCGGGTGAAGTCGCCGGTGCCGCGCGATGTGGACCGGGTCAGCTCGCGAGACCTGACCGACCTGCCGGCCACCGAGCTGGCCGATCTCGTCACCGAGCTCACCGACCAGATGAATGCGGCGGCGGCGGAGCTGCAGTTCGAGGTTGCGGCGCGGCTGCGCGACGAGATCTCGGACCTGAAGAAGCACCTGCGCCAGCATCTGGAGGCGACCCGCTGA
- a CDS encoding TerC/Alx family metal homeostasis membrane protein — MNIHLYVWIITAVVLVGVLAFDIFIIGRRPHEPSMKEAGIAVAIYVGLAVIFGIGVTIFAGPRYGGEFFAGWLTEYSLSMDNLFIFIIIMGSLKVPRHLQQFALLVGIVLALIFRGIFIAVGAVAIDRFAAVFYLFGLFLIYTAIKLAVDYSKHEEETGDNAMVRFARRHLPFVDEYHGTKLTAKIDGKRVLTSMALVIIALGSADILFALDSIPAIYGLTQEPFLVFTANVFALMGLRQLYFLIGGLLKRLVYLSLGLSVILAFIGVKLFLHAMHESGQYAGTPVVGPAMQWAYDTVKTLPNEGEIPIWLSLTVIIGVLLITTVASLIRSRWNVEHGLEPDAHGREETAAARDPEEVRAAHEREAGTGSENDTDRPLHNPHDLR, encoded by the coding sequence GTGAATATCCATCTGTATGTCTGGATCATCACCGCGGTGGTGCTGGTCGGCGTGCTGGCCTTCGACATCTTCATCATCGGACGGCGCCCGCACGAGCCCTCGATGAAGGAAGCCGGGATCGCGGTCGCGATCTATGTCGGCCTGGCGGTGATCTTCGGAATCGGCGTGACGATCTTCGCCGGGCCCCGTTACGGCGGTGAGTTCTTCGCCGGCTGGCTGACCGAGTACAGCCTGTCGATGGACAACCTGTTCATCTTCATCATCATCATGGGCTCGCTGAAGGTGCCGCGGCACCTGCAGCAGTTCGCGCTGCTCGTCGGCATCGTGCTGGCGCTGATCTTCCGCGGCATCTTCATCGCAGTCGGGGCGGTCGCGATTGACCGGTTCGCCGCGGTCTTCTACCTGTTCGGCCTGTTCCTCATCTACACCGCGATCAAGCTCGCCGTCGACTACAGCAAGCATGAGGAGGAGACCGGCGACAATGCGATGGTCCGGTTCGCCCGCCGGCACCTTCCCTTCGTCGACGAGTACCACGGCACCAAGCTGACCGCGAAGATCGACGGCAAGCGCGTGCTCACCTCGATGGCACTGGTGATCATCGCCCTCGGCAGCGCCGACATCCTGTTCGCCCTGGACTCGATTCCCGCGATCTACGGGCTCACCCAGGAGCCGTTCCTGGTCTTCACCGCGAATGTCTTCGCCCTGATGGGTCTGCGACAGCTCTACTTCCTGATCGGCGGGCTGCTGAAGCGGCTGGTCTACCTGTCGCTCGGCCTGTCGGTGATCCTGGCGTTCATCGGCGTGAAGCTCTTCCTGCACGCGATGCACGAGTCGGGTCAGTACGCGGGGACGCCCGTGGTCGGGCCGGCGATGCAGTGGGCCTATGACACGGTGAAGACGCTGCCGAACGAGGGCGAGATCCCGATCTGGCTGTCGCTGACCGTGATCATCGGCGTGCTGTTGATCACCACCGTGGCCAGCCTGATCCGGTCCAGGTGGAATGTCGAGCACGGCCTGGAGCCCGACGCCCACGGCCGCGAGGAGACCGCCGCGGCCAGGGACCCGGAAGAGGTCCGCGCCGCCCATGAGCGCGAGGCGGGGACCGGCTCGGAGAATGACACCGATCGGCCGCTGCACAATCCGCACGACCTGCGCTGA